Genomic segment of Iocasia fonsfrigidae:
CAAATTTTCGTAAAGCATTCACAATCACTGAACGTGTAATACCTACCCGATCTGCTATCTTACTGGCAACAAGAAGTCCTTCTTTGCCCTCTAACTCTTCAAATATATGTTCAATAGCCTCTAATTCTGAATAAGATAAAGTATCAATAGCAATCTGTACAGCAGCTTTTTTCCTGGCCTCTTTTTCTATTTTTTCATTCTTGGAACGCAGTATCTCCATTCCTACTACTGAAGCACCATATTCTCCTAAAATAAGGTCATCGGCAGCAAATTCTTCCCCATAACGGGCCAGCACCAAAGTTCCCAGGCGGTCACCCCCACCAATCATTGGAATAATAGTTGTTAATTTATTCTTAAAAAGACAGTCTTCTCCATCAGTAAATACACAGTTACCTTCTTCTTGTTTAACATTAGCCCTGGTATCCCTGATCCGCATTAACCCTTTATTATAGTCATCAGGAAAGCGTCCCTGATCAATAACAGTTTCCTCCATAATATCACATTCAAAATCATCAAGCAAACTATAAC
This window contains:
- the codY gene encoding GTP-sensing pleiotropic transcriptional regulator CodY, which gives rise to MEELLEKSRMINHLLQTGGKTVDFSEMAEVLSGAINCNVYITSKKGRILGYSLLDDFECDIMEETVIDQGRFPDDYNKGLMRIRDTRANVKQEEGNCVFTDGEDCLFKNKLTTIIPMIGGGDRLGTLVLARYGEEFAADDLILGEYGASVVGMEILRSKNEKIEKEARKKAAVQIAIDTLSYSELEAIEHIFEELEGKEGLLVASKIADRVGITRSVIVNALRKFESAGVIESRSLGMKGTFIKVLNDYLLEELDKLKA